Proteins encoded by one window of Thermodesulfobacteriota bacterium:
- the ilvN gene encoding acetolactate synthase small subunit has product MRHTISILVENEFGVLSRVAGLFSGRGFNIESLCVAETEDPQVSRMTIVTSGNDQIVEQILKQLNKLIPVLKVVDFTGTDTVDRELVLVKVKADNDTKPEVLRLIDIFRAKIVDVAPRAYTIEMTGGEGKVNAFLQMLRPLGIKDIVRTGKVAISRGM; this is encoded by the coding sequence ATGCGCCACACGATATCCATCCTGGTCGAGAACGAGTTCGGGGTGTTGAGCCGCGTCGCGGGGCTGTTTTCCGGCCGGGGGTTCAACATCGAGTCGCTGTGCGTCGCGGAGACGGAGGACCCGCAGGTCTCGCGGATGACGATCGTCACCTCGGGGAACGACCAGATCGTCGAGCAGATCCTGAAGCAGCTCAACAAGCTGATCCCCGTACTGAAGGTCGTCGACTTCACGGGCACGGACACCGTGGACCGGGAGCTCGTGCTGGTCAAGGTGAAGGCGGACAACGACACCAAGCCGGAGGTGCTTCGGCTGATCGACATCTTCCGCGCGAAGATCGTCGACGTGGCGCCGCGCGCGTACACGATCGAGATGACCGGCGGGGAGGGGAAGGTGAACGCCTTCCTGCAGATGCTGCGCCCCCTGGGGATCAAGGACATCGTGCGGACCGGGAAGGTCGCGATCTCCCGGGGGATGTAG